The DNA region TACTATAAAAAATCACTCCGTATCTTCTTTTACCTGTCCGCAAGTATTGAATCCGAACAGAATGTAAAGCGGACACCAGCCGAAGATTGTCGTAATCGCCATCGCCGTCGCAAAAAACAGACAGAAAATTTTTGCAGTTCCTTGAACAAAGAATATCGCCGTTATATATAGAATTACAACTATAAATACGCGTATAATCCGGTCTGATTTCCCCTCGTTTTTTTCAATTTTCACTTTTACACCGCCTGAAAATATATTCCGCTTCTCCGCTTACCGTAAGCGGAATAATCGTATTAACATAAAAAGACTCAATCAATTCCCGATC from Chitinispirillales bacterium includes:
- a CDS encoding DUF2892 domain-containing protein; this encodes MKIEKNEGKSDRIIRVFIVVILYITAIFFVQGTAKIFCLFFATAMAITTIFGWCPLYILFGFNTCGQVKEDTE